The following proteins are encoded in a genomic region of Desulfosporosinus youngiae DSM 17734:
- the ehuB gene encoding ectoine/hydroxyectoine ABC transporter substrate-binding protein EhuB, which translates to MKRRSVILAILSVFILGASLVGCSSGAKTDNPAPKEETVLEKAKRQGYITVGFANEAPYAYATPEGKLTGEAVEVSRVILQKLGIKEMNGVLTEFGSLIPGLNANRFDMITAGMWINADRAKQVGFANPDYQIGEGIAVKAGNPLNLHSYADIGADSKVKVGAMSGSAEIKALIGSGVAEAQIVSVPDQPSALAALQAGRVDVITMSGPALQSVLDTAKDSSLERVREFTQPVIDGKSIVGYGAAVFRKTDNDFRDAYNKELADMEKSGELLAIIKPFGFTEDNLPQGITVEQVLAK; encoded by the coding sequence ATTTTAGGAGCAAGTTTAGTGGGGTGCAGTTCCGGGGCAAAGACTGATAATCCGGCTCCAAAAGAAGAAACTGTCTTAGAAAAAGCAAAGCGGCAAGGGTATATCACCGTAGGTTTTGCCAATGAAGCACCCTATGCTTATGCTACACCGGAGGGAAAATTAACCGGCGAAGCCGTGGAAGTCTCCCGGGTCATCCTTCAGAAATTAGGAATTAAGGAGATGAACGGGGTGTTGACCGAGTTTGGCTCCCTGATCCCCGGTTTAAATGCCAACCGTTTCGATATGATCACCGCCGGCATGTGGATTAACGCGGACCGGGCCAAGCAGGTTGGTTTTGCCAATCCCGATTATCAAATCGGGGAAGGCATCGCTGTCAAGGCCGGAAATCCCCTGAACCTGCACAGTTATGCAGATATCGGTGCTGATTCTAAGGTTAAAGTGGGGGCTATGTCCGGTTCGGCAGAAATTAAAGCGCTCATTGGATCAGGGGTTGCGGAAGCGCAGATCGTCTCGGTTCCGGATCAGCCTTCTGCCCTGGCAGCCCTGCAGGCCGGTCGGGTGGATGTGATCACCATGTCAGGGCCGGCCCTGCAATCCGTCTTAGATACGGCCAAAGATTCCAGCCTTGAGAGGGTCAGGGAATTTACCCAGCCCGTCATAGACGGCAAGAGCATTGTGGGTTATGGAGCCGCGGTCTTCAGAAAGACTGACAACGATTTTCGGGACGCCTATAATAAGGAGCTGGCCGATATGGAGAAGTCCGGTGAACTGCTGGCCATAATAAAGCCCTTTGGTTTTACAGAAGACAACCTGCCTCAAGGAATTACGGTAGAACAAGTGCTGGCAAAGTAA
- the ehuC gene encoding ectoine/hydroxyectoine ABC transporter permease subunit EhuC — protein sequence MSQPFDILPILLRGAGITIELTLVSAVLAFGVSFLVGFGRLAKFKLIRIIAGVYTEFFRGTSLLVQLFWVYFVLPLFNVNLTAMQAGILILGLHFGAYGSEVVRSSILAVPKGQTETGIVLNMKPRQILWRIILPQAFLIMIPTFGNYLIELLKATAIVSLITLNDLMFQASMLQNTTLRTTEVFGMVLLIYFCLAYPLTLGVRWVERKISVGRA from the coding sequence ATGAGCCAGCCATTTGATATTTTGCCGATCCTTTTACGAGGGGCAGGAATAACCATTGAACTTACCTTAGTATCAGCTGTGTTAGCCTTTGGCGTCTCTTTTCTTGTGGGCTTTGGACGTTTGGCCAAATTCAAGCTAATTAGGATTATCGCAGGGGTTTATACGGAGTTCTTTCGGGGAACCTCTTTGCTTGTCCAACTATTCTGGGTGTATTTTGTTTTGCCTCTTTTCAACGTGAATCTAACGGCAATGCAAGCAGGGATCTTGATTCTTGGCTTACACTTCGGTGCCTATGGTTCGGAAGTTGTGCGCAGTTCAATTCTTGCAGTACCCAAAGGACAGACAGAGACAGGAATTGTTTTAAATATGAAGCCCAGACAGATTCTCTGGCGAATTATTTTGCCTCAGGCTTTTCTGATCATGATTCCGACCTTTGGCAATTACCTGATTGAATTGTTAAAGGCCACGGCTATCGTTTCTCTGATCACCTTGAATGATTTGATGTTCCAGGCCAGTATGCTGCAGAATACGACCCTTCGGACAACAGAAGTGTTTGGGATGGTGCTGCTCATTTATTTCTGCCTGGCCTATCCCCTTACCCTGGGAGTTCGTTGGGTTGAACGAAAAATTTCTGTGGGGAGGGCTTAA
- the ehuD gene encoding ectoine/hydroxyectoine ABC transporter permease subunit EhuD, translating to MWDWSFSVSILPKLLKALQITLGATFVAFLLSCVLGLIIAILKRSRIKPLVWLVGGLVEFVRSTPLLAQVFFVFYVLPKFGFALSPFLAGVLTLGIHYSTYLSEVYRAGIESIPRGQWEAAGVLNFSRTYIWLRIIIPQAIPPMIPVLGNYLIALLKDTPLLSAITLIELLGTAKIIGADSFRYLEPITMAGLIFLGLSYLLSLLVQQLNAQLNQNL from the coding sequence ATGTGGGATTGGAGTTTTTCAGTTTCAATTTTGCCGAAATTACTGAAGGCTTTACAGATAACCCTCGGTGCCACCTTTGTGGCGTTCCTTTTAAGCTGTGTCTTGGGTTTAATTATAGCGATCCTCAAGAGGTCCAGGATCAAGCCTCTGGTTTGGCTTGTAGGGGGACTGGTTGAATTTGTCAGGAGCACCCCTTTGCTGGCCCAAGTATTTTTCGTCTTTTATGTACTGCCTAAGTTCGGCTTTGCCTTATCCCCATTTTTAGCGGGTGTACTTACTTTGGGGATTCATTACAGTACTTATCTATCTGAAGTCTACCGAGCAGGGATTGAGTCGATTCCCAGGGGTCAGTGGGAAGCTGCCGGCGTGTTGAATTTTTCCCGGACTTATATCTGGCTGAGAATTATTATTCCTCAAGCGATTCCACCGATGATCCCGGTTTTGGGCAACTATTTAATTGCCTTACTCAAGGACACTCCTTTGCTTTCAGCGATTACCCTGATTGAATTGTTGGGAACTGCCAAAATTATTGGAGCAGACTCCTTTCGCTACTTAGAACCAATTACTATGGCTGGTCTCATATTTTTAGGGTTGAGTTACCTGTTGTCGCTGCTTGTTCAACAACTGAATGCCCAATTAAACCAGAATTTATAA
- the ehuA gene encoding ectoine/hydroxyectoine ABC transporter ATP-binding protein EhuA — translation MKYEAEVKSEPMVRYRGIAKSFGSLQVLNEIDLDIAPGEKVAVIGPSGSGKTTLGRMLVTLEKPTAGTIEVNGEQLWHKTVNGQLVLADDKHLHKVRGHVGMVFQQFNLFPHMSILKNVMEAPVHVLGIAKQEAKEQAAAMLDKVGLGQKLDNYPRQLSGGQQQRVAIARALVMRPKVMVFDEVTSALDPEMVGEVLAVLKEIAEEGNMTMLLITHEMAFASEVADRVIFMDGKIIEQGPPEQLFGNPQNPRTITFLSRFRR, via the coding sequence ATGAAATATGAAGCAGAAGTAAAGTCTGAGCCTATGGTTCGTTACCGGGGAATAGCCAAGTCTTTTGGCAGTCTCCAAGTATTAAATGAAATCGACTTGGATATTGCCCCCGGCGAAAAGGTTGCCGTGATTGGTCCGAGCGGTTCAGGGAAGACCACTTTAGGGCGTATGCTGGTGACCCTGGAAAAGCCGACAGCCGGTACCATAGAGGTTAATGGAGAACAACTATGGCATAAAACCGTCAATGGCCAACTGGTCCTTGCCGATGACAAGCATCTGCACAAAGTACGTGGTCATGTAGGGATGGTTTTTCAGCAGTTTAACCTCTTTCCCCACATGTCAATTCTAAAAAACGTTATGGAAGCTCCTGTTCATGTGCTTGGCATCGCTAAGCAAGAAGCTAAAGAGCAGGCTGCAGCTATGTTGGATAAAGTTGGTTTGGGTCAAAAGCTGGATAATTACCCGAGACAGCTTTCAGGAGGACAGCAACAACGGGTGGCTATTGCCCGGGCCTTGGTGATGCGTCCCAAAGTTATGGTTTTTGATGAAGTGACCTCAGCCCTTGACCCGGAAATGGTGGGAGAAGTGCTTGCCGTTCTAAAAGAGATTGCCGAAGAAGGCAACATGACGATGCTCCTGATTACCCATGAAATGGCGTTTGCCAGCGAAGTCGCTGATCGGGTTATTTTTATGGATGGCAAAATTATTGAACAGGGCCCTCCTGAACAATTGTTTGGAAACCCGCAAAACCCGCGGACAATTACCTTCTTAAGCCGATTCCGAAGGTGA
- the glyA gene encoding serine hydroxymethyltransferase: MFNNIEEIDDLVNKHVQYRQSCLNLIASENYSSPTVRNHLTSDFGNRYGCYSTANPAAREYRGNKYIHEFETKTQNLVKDVFGAAYADLRPIGGHIAGVAAVLGLLSPNDLVLEIELKDWGHGLVTLMREASHLNQSIRTDFIPFDEDRAVDLPKLRKMLCELKPKMLIFGGSGMLWPEPIAEIKDIAAKEGIILVHDSSHVNGLIAGGVFPNPLEEGVDVMFGSTHKSFPGPQGGFILTNKFEMYEKMGNTLGASLVTSHHLHRLPALAVSMLEMKTFGKDYGTQVIKNSQALGMYMEKNGFKVIGSGKGYSQTHLILADVSEFGSGLEISKLLEKAHILCSDDFGQLDKEIRIGTAEVTRNGMQEGDMQFIADCFQRIIVKKEDPSGVAEDIGCFTKNYRDYRYML, encoded by the coding sequence ATGTTTAATAACATCGAGGAAATAGACGATCTGGTTAACAAACATGTTCAATACCGACAGAGTTGTTTAAATTTAATCGCTTCAGAAAACTACTCCAGTCCGACAGTGCGCAATCATTTGACCTCTGACTTTGGCAACCGCTACGGTTGTTACTCGACGGCAAATCCTGCAGCGAGAGAATACCGGGGCAATAAATACATTCATGAATTTGAAACAAAGACTCAAAACCTGGTAAAGGACGTATTTGGTGCCGCCTATGCAGATTTAAGACCGATTGGGGGGCATATCGCCGGTGTGGCAGCAGTGCTCGGCCTGCTCTCCCCCAATGATTTGGTCCTGGAAATAGAGCTTAAAGATTGGGGTCATGGTTTAGTTACTTTGATGCGCGAAGCGTCTCACTTAAATCAAAGCATTAGAACCGATTTCATACCTTTCGATGAAGATAGGGCTGTGGATCTTCCCAAACTAAGAAAAATGCTTTGTGAGTTGAAACCAAAGATGCTGATTTTCGGAGGATCGGGTATGCTCTGGCCGGAGCCCATTGCTGAGATCAAGGATATAGCTGCTAAGGAAGGAATTATCTTAGTTCATGATTCCTCTCATGTCAATGGACTCATTGCAGGGGGAGTATTTCCTAACCCTCTGGAAGAGGGCGTTGACGTAATGTTCGGCAGTACTCATAAATCATTTCCCGGACCCCAGGGCGGCTTTATTCTCACCAATAAGTTTGAGATGTATGAGAAAATGGGCAATACCTTAGGAGCTTCATTGGTTACCAGTCATCATTTACATCGTCTTCCGGCTTTGGCTGTATCAATGTTAGAAATGAAGACCTTTGGAAAAGATTATGGTACCCAAGTGATTAAAAATTCTCAAGCCCTGGGTATGTACATGGAGAAAAATGGCTTCAAGGTTATTGGCTCCGGTAAGGGCTATTCCCAAACCCATCTGATTCTGGCCGATGTCAGCGAATTCGGCAGTGGGCTGGAAATCTCTAAATTATTGGAGAAAGCCCATATCCTATGCTCCGATGACTTTGGCCAACTGGACAAGGAAATACGGATAGGGACTGCTGAGGTTACCAGAAATGGAATGCAAGAAGGAGATATGCAGTTTATTGCAGATTGTTTCCAGAGAATTATCGTAAAAAAGGAAGACCCCTCCGGAGTAGCCGAGGATATTGGTTGTTTTACTAAGAATTATCGTGATTATCGATATATGCTGTGA
- a CDS encoding GntR family transcriptional regulator — MREEKRLVPGNLSSLVVDYLKNKILSGHFKEGDHVTEVNIAAELGISRAPVREGIRELQNQGLMKSVPRKGNFVVRMGLEDVREIFDIRILLENSVLEIIVRENKLSEGDFCNLTEIVMEMERIAEGQGEEAEKIVRVNQKDMEFHSYLWEKSGSKRREKVLHDLYVQLQMAMVIDTQLTGDLDVTAKDHYEIIRYLKLADLENCKKALKNHIITYKIEEAVNQS; from the coding sequence ATGAGAGAAGAAAAAAGATTGGTGCCTGGGAATCTAAGCTCTTTGGTTGTAGATTACCTTAAAAATAAGATCCTGTCCGGACATTTTAAAGAGGGGGATCATGTTACTGAGGTCAATATAGCTGCAGAGCTGGGGATCAGTCGAGCCCCCGTACGGGAGGGAATCAGGGAGTTGCAAAACCAGGGTCTGATGAAATCAGTACCCCGGAAAGGCAACTTTGTTGTCAGGATGGGTTTGGAAGATGTAAGGGAAATTTTTGATATAAGGATTCTTTTGGAAAATAGTGTTCTGGAAATTATCGTTAGGGAAAATAAATTGTCTGAGGGGGACTTTTGTAATTTAACTGAGATCGTCATGGAAATGGAAAGAATTGCAGAAGGTCAGGGTGAAGAGGCTGAAAAAATCGTTAGAGTGAACCAAAAAGATATGGAGTTTCACAGCTATTTATGGGAAAAATCCGGCAGCAAACGAAGGGAAAAGGTTTTGCACGATCTTTATGTCCAACTCCAAATGGCTATGGTTATAGATACTCAGCTTACAGGTGATCTTGATGTAACGGCCAAAGATCATTATGAGATTATCAGATATTTGAAGCTGGCTGATTTGGAAAACTGTAAAAAGGCTCTGAAAAACCATATTATTACTTATAAGATAGAAGAAGCTGTCAATCAATCATAG
- a CDS encoding M24 family metallopeptidase codes for MLNFEESEYQTRLQKVKERMNELGIRVLLVTDPANMNYLTGYDGWSFYVHQLVIVLIDQEQPIWVGRGQDANGAKVTTWLDSDHIRAYTDDYVHSTLKHPMDYVATILQENGYGEASIGVEMDSYYFTAKCLESLKHDLPKAAFQDANLLVNWVRLVKSNQEIEYMKKATQIVKNVMQTAMNAVQIGVRECDVAAKVYHAQMTGTEDFGGDYPAIVPLMPSGERTSTPHLTWTDRRYKHGDLVILELAGCYKRYHAPLARTMILGEAPQKVKDLSRVVIEGISAALDFIKPGVTCAEIERVWKKSIEKSGFIKDSRIGYSMGLNYPPDWGEHTASIRPGDKTVLQPNMTFHMIPGIWQEDYGVEISEPFRVTEQGCELFVDFSRQLLVK; via the coding sequence ATGTTAAATTTCGAAGAGTCTGAGTATCAAACTCGCCTGCAAAAAGTGAAGGAAAGGATGAATGAGCTGGGAATACGGGTCTTGCTGGTGACAGATCCCGCCAATATGAATTATCTGACGGGTTATGATGGCTGGTCATTTTATGTTCACCAATTAGTTATTGTCCTCATTGATCAAGAACAGCCCATATGGGTGGGCAGAGGGCAGGATGCTAATGGTGCCAAAGTTACGACCTGGTTAGACTCAGACCATATTCGAGCCTATACCGATGATTATGTTCACTCCACTCTTAAGCATCCTATGGACTACGTGGCAACTATTTTACAGGAAAACGGTTATGGAGAAGCCTCGATAGGCGTGGAAATGGATTCCTACTACTTTACCGCAAAATGCTTGGAAAGCTTGAAGCATGATCTGCCTAAGGCGGCTTTCCAAGATGCCAACCTGCTTGTCAATTGGGTAAGATTAGTCAAATCCAATCAGGAAATCGAATATATGAAAAAGGCTACCCAAATTGTCAAAAACGTCATGCAGACAGCTATGAATGCCGTTCAAATTGGAGTTAGAGAATGTGACGTTGCCGCTAAGGTTTATCATGCCCAGATGACCGGAACGGAGGATTTCGGAGGAGATTATCCGGCTATTGTGCCCTTGATGCCTTCGGGAGAGAGAACCTCAACTCCCCATTTGACTTGGACGGATAGACGATATAAACATGGAGACTTAGTCATTCTGGAGCTGGCCGGTTGTTATAAACGTTATCATGCTCCTTTGGCCAGAACCATGATTCTGGGCGAAGCACCCCAAAAAGTCAAAGATTTGTCCAGGGTGGTCATTGAGGGGATCAGTGCTGCTCTTGATTTTATTAAACCTGGTGTGACCTGCGCGGAGATTGAAAGAGTATGGAAAAAGAGCATTGAAAAAAGCGGCTTTATCAAAGATTCCCGGATCGGCTATTCCATGGGTCTGAATTATCCGCCTGACTGGGGTGAACATACTGCCAGTATCCGGCCCGGGGACAAGACCGTCCTGCAGCCCAATATGACCTTTCATATGATCCCCGGCATTTGGCAGGAGGATTATGGGGTGGAGATCAGTGAGCCTTTTCGGGTTACAGAGCAAGGGTGCGAATTATTCGTTGACTTCTCCCGCCAATTGCTGGTTAAGTGA
- a CDS encoding M20 metallopeptidase family protein, with translation MDNIKHEIALLEEELISLRRDFHQYPELGYQEFRTSGIIADYLANLGLEVTRVAGTGVVGLLRGKGGTGKTLLIRADMDALPVEEKTDLAFKSRISGVMHACGHDGHCAVQLIVAKVLANHKDEIKGCVKFIFQPNEEVAGALDMIKAGVLENPKVDAALAIHLWSPISSGKIGLSAGPVLGTTEEFELKIIGKSGHTSAPHTALDPILGAAKVIDAVQLLTSREFDPLLPIVIMFGKIQGGKVRNSIPDCVELGGTIRFLFDEERVAKPGVLKGFERIVKGTCDSLNLGYELSFIPSNPSLVNDGDLVALVKKAAVDTYSSGNNLEVFRSLAGDDFAEFSQRVPSVMTFVGISNAEKKTDYPHHNSSFDIDEAMLKYAVELQVRSAFNFFKA, from the coding sequence ATGGATAATATCAAACATGAAATTGCCTTGCTAGAAGAAGAGCTCATTTCCCTGCGACGTGATTTTCATCAATATCCTGAGTTGGGATATCAGGAATTCCGCACCTCAGGCATTATAGCAGACTATCTGGCAAACCTTGGCTTAGAAGTAACCAGGGTGGCCGGGACTGGAGTTGTAGGCTTATTAAGGGGCAAAGGGGGAACGGGTAAGACCTTATTAATCCGGGCTGATATGGATGCGCTCCCTGTAGAAGAAAAAACAGATTTAGCATTCAAGTCCCGGATTTCAGGAGTCATGCATGCTTGCGGACATGATGGTCACTGTGCTGTTCAACTTATTGTCGCCAAGGTATTAGCAAACCATAAGGATGAAATTAAGGGATGCGTTAAGTTTATCTTCCAGCCCAATGAAGAAGTGGCAGGCGCTCTGGACATGATTAAGGCTGGGGTTTTGGAAAATCCTAAAGTTGACGCCGCTTTAGCTATTCATCTTTGGAGTCCCATTTCCAGTGGCAAAATCGGCTTGAGTGCAGGGCCTGTCTTAGGAACTACCGAAGAATTTGAGTTAAAAATTATTGGTAAATCAGGCCATACATCTGCGCCCCATACTGCTTTAGACCCAATTTTAGGGGCAGCAAAAGTTATTGATGCCGTTCAATTACTCACTAGCAGGGAATTTGACCCTCTGCTGCCAATCGTCATCATGTTCGGGAAAATTCAAGGTGGGAAGGTCAGAAATAGTATTCCTGATTGTGTGGAATTAGGCGGTACTATCCGATTTCTTTTCGATGAGGAAAGGGTGGCTAAGCCTGGGGTCTTGAAGGGTTTTGAGAGAATAGTTAAGGGAACCTGTGATTCTTTGAATTTAGGCTATGAACTAAGCTTTATTCCGAGCAACCCGTCCCTGGTTAATGACGGGGACTTGGTGGCTCTGGTTAAGAAGGCGGCTGTGGATACCTATTCTTCCGGCAATAATCTGGAAGTCTTTCGCAGTTTAGCAGGAGATGATTTTGCCGAATTCAGCCAGCGAGTTCCTTCAGTGATGACCTTTGTGGGGATCAGCAATGCGGAAAAGAAGACGGATTATCCCCATCATAATTCCTCCTTTGATATTGATGAAGCGATGTTGAAATACGCTGTGGAATTACAGGTAAGGTCAGCATTTAATTTTTTTAAGGCCTAA
- a CDS encoding aldehyde dehydrogenase, whose protein sequence is MGLLSKSEYKKIAQTIRYCTDALIDGKMVKSLSGKTFITENPATGEKLAEITACNGEDVELAVKAARRAFNDKRWAGLAPAERKRILLKMSSLILEHKDELAVLESLDSGRPVYDIAQSDVVETAECIAWHAEAADKLEDQITASGPDILSMIVREPIGVVGAVLPWNFPMLMAAWKLGPILAAGNSVVVKPSKLTTMTMLRIAELALEAGIPQGVLNVVTGSGALVGEAIALHPDVNLITFTGSTAVGRTLLEYSGKSNLKRVLLELGGKNPCVVMPNITDLDAAAEGIAQAAFWNMGENCSANSRLIVHKDIKDALLKAVIEKTKDWTVGDPLDPQFRLGSMIERPHMEKVLDYIETAKAEGADLIYGGRQILQETGGCFIEPTIFDNVTAGMTIAKEEIFGPVLGVMTFGDEEEAIRMANDTEYGLHASIWSNDVNEVHRLSKAIQAGTISVNCFSEGDMGTPFGGFKQSGFIGRDKSLWASRQYTEMKTVWMKTL, encoded by the coding sequence ATGGGATTATTAAGCAAATCTGAGTATAAAAAAATTGCTCAAACTATTCGATATTGTACGGATGCCCTGATCGATGGGAAAATGGTAAAGTCATTATCCGGCAAAACCTTTATAACAGAAAACCCGGCTACCGGCGAAAAATTAGCGGAGATTACCGCTTGCAATGGCGAAGATGTTGAGCTGGCCGTTAAGGCCGCCCGCCGAGCTTTCAATGACAAGCGGTGGGCAGGCTTGGCACCTGCCGAGAGGAAAAGGATTCTCCTGAAAATGAGCAGCCTTATCCTTGAACACAAGGATGAACTGGCTGTCCTGGAATCCTTGGACAGCGGGAGACCTGTCTATGATATTGCTCAAAGTGATGTGGTTGAGACTGCTGAGTGTATTGCCTGGCATGCAGAGGCTGCGGATAAGCTTGAAGATCAGATCACGGCATCCGGTCCGGATATTTTAAGTATGATTGTACGAGAACCTATCGGTGTTGTGGGGGCGGTACTTCCCTGGAATTTCCCCATGCTGATGGCGGCCTGGAAGCTGGGGCCTATTTTGGCCGCCGGCAACAGCGTGGTTGTAAAACCCTCAAAGCTTACCACTATGACTATGCTGAGGATCGCTGAATTAGCCTTGGAAGCAGGCATACCCCAAGGAGTCCTGAATGTGGTTACCGGCTCCGGAGCATTGGTGGGAGAAGCCATCGCCTTGCATCCGGATGTCAATCTGATAACCTTCACCGGTTCAACGGCGGTTGGCCGTACTTTACTGGAGTACTCAGGCAAATCAAATCTAAAACGTGTTCTCCTGGAGTTAGGCGGTAAGAATCCCTGCGTCGTCATGCCCAATATTACCGATCTGGATGCTGCCGCCGAGGGAATTGCTCAGGCTGCCTTTTGGAATATGGGTGAAAATTGCAGCGCCAACTCCCGACTGATTGTGCATAAAGACATTAAGGATGCCTTATTAAAGGCGGTTATCGAGAAAACCAAGGATTGGACCGTGGGAGATCCCTTAGATCCTCAATTCCGCTTAGGTTCCATGATCGAGAGACCTCATATGGAAAAAGTTCTGGACTATATTGAAACGGCGAAGGCTGAGGGTGCAGATCTCATCTATGGAGGACGCCAAATCTTGCAGGAAACGGGGGGCTGCTTTATCGAACCCACAATTTTTGACAACGTTACTGCCGGCATGACCATTGCTAAAGAAGAAATCTTTGGACCGGTTTTAGGAGTGATGACCTTCGGAGACGAAGAAGAAGCCATCCGGATGGCCAACGATACAGAATATGGTCTGCATGCCTCAATCTGGTCAAATGATGTCAATGAAGTTCATAGACTATCCAAAGCAATTCAAGCAGGCACAATTTCAGTTAACTGCTTTTCTGAAGGAGATATGGGAACTCCCTTCGGCGGATTTAAACAATCAGGATTTATTGGCAGAGATAAGTCTCTGTGGGCCAGCCGGCAATATACAGAAATGAAGACTGTCTGGATGAAAACTTTATGA
- a CDS encoding glycerophosphodiester phosphodiesterase, with translation MGSFINKRVKGFEIIAHRGYQLLFPENTLAAFRKALDLGADGIELDVQMSYDKVPIVIHDETVDRTTNGHGPVTSMTLKELRELDAGAKFSHFYRGQKVPSLHEALLTVRQKGKMYIELKKTVTSSDLECILYEIYKCEMENYVTVISFNFEQLENFRHLNSSIPLGKLLLPGDFNIERMKEANITLACAPYQAFIEIPQLLPLLKFNGLVPNANGITNRRTARYLLQSGINILGSDMAL, from the coding sequence ATGGGTTCATTCATCAATAAAAGAGTAAAAGGATTCGAAATTATTGCCCATCGCGGTTATCAACTTCTTTTCCCAGAAAACACATTAGCGGCATTCCGTAAAGCTTTGGATTTGGGTGCCGATGGTATAGAGCTTGATGTTCAAATGAGTTACGACAAAGTTCCCATCGTAATTCATGATGAGACCGTTGACCGGACTACTAACGGCCATGGCCCAGTCACTTCCATGACTCTTAAAGAACTAAGGGAACTTGACGCCGGAGCTAAATTTTCACATTTCTATCGTGGACAGAAAGTCCCTTCACTTCATGAAGCACTTCTTACCGTAAGACAAAAAGGGAAAATGTACATTGAGTTAAAGAAAACGGTTACCTCTTCTGACCTTGAGTGTATTCTTTATGAAATCTATAAATGTGAAATGGAAAACTACGTAACGGTTATTTCCTTCAATTTTGAACAATTGGAGAATTTCCGACATCTAAATTCATCTATTCCTTTAGGAAAACTGCTTTTACCTGGCGACTTCAATATTGAACGGATGAAAGAGGCTAACATTACTTTGGCTTGTGCACCATATCAAGCATTTATTGAAATACCCCAATTGCTTCCTTTGTTAAAGTTTAATGGGCTTGTACCAAATGCCAATGGAATTACTAACCGTCGTACAGCCAGATATTTGCTTCAAAGTGGTATCAATATTCTTGGCAGTGATATGGCCTTATAA